The nucleotide window CGGTGGGTGTTCGGCCGGCAGGTGCTCTCGAGCATCATCGTGTCCGGCGCGACGACGGTGGTGGGGCTGACGCTGGCGGTGACGGCGGCGTACGCGCTGTCGCGCTTCCGCTTCCCGGGGAAGGAGGGCGGCATGCAGGCGCTGCTCATCACCCAGATGTTCCCGGCGACGCTGATGCTGGTGCCCATCTACAGCATCCTGCAGAAGCTGCGGCTGCTCGACAGCCTCACCGGGCTGGTGCTGGTGTACGCCACCACCGCCCTGCCCTTCTGCATCTGGATGTTGAAGGGCTATTTCGACACGCTGCCGCGCGAGTTGGAGGAAGCGGCGGTGATGGACGGGGCCTCGCCCCTCCAGGTGTTCCTCCGTGTGGTGCTGCCGCTGGCCCGCCCCGCGCTGGCCGTGACGGCGCTGTTCTCCTTCATGACGGCGTGGAACGAGTTCGTCCTCGCCGCCACGCTGATAAACGACCCGACCCGCTTCACCCTGCCCGTCGCCCTCCAGCGGTACGTGGGCGAGTACAAGGTGGAGTGGGGCAAGTTCGCCGCCTGCGCGCTCGTGGTGTCCGCGCC belongs to Myxococcus fulvus and includes:
- a CDS encoding sugar ABC transporter permease: MKKPSGLKMAFIHAGLSLMCMVTLYPVLWVVKMALSPSDGLSLTANPFPDAVTFDHFREVLLSTDVHGRWVFGRQVLSSIIVSGATTVVGLTLAVTAAYALSRFRFPGKEGGMQALLITQMFPATLMLVPIYSILQKLRLLDSLTGLVLVYATTALPFCIWMLKGYFDTLPRELEEAAVMDGASPLQVFLRVVLPLARPALAVTALFSFMTAWNEFVLAATLINDPTRFTLPVALQRYVGEYKVEWGKFAACALVVSAPVMALFFALQKHLVGGLTAGGVKG